Proteins encoded within one genomic window of Couchioplanes caeruleus:
- the sucC gene encoding ADP-forming succinate--CoA ligase subunit beta, with product MDLFEYQGRDLFERHGLPVLGGGVAETPQEARAIAERLGGKVVVKAQVKVGGRGKAGGVKLATDANEAEARATDILGMDIKGHTVHKVMLAETADIKEEYYFSYLLDRANRTFLCIASVAGGMEIETVAEEDPERVAKIAIDATKGVDEAKAREIVAAAKFPAEVAEHVVDIAVKLWQAFVAEDATLVEVNPLAKVGDGRVLCLDAKITLDENAGFRHPDHEALVDQSAVDPLEQAAKAKNLNYVKLDGEVGIIGNGAGLVMSTLDVVAYAGEKHGGVKPANFLDIGGGASAQVMANGLEIVLGDPAVKSVFVNVFGGITACDEVANGIIQALALLGERGEAVTKPLVVRLDGNNAEAGRAILDSANNPLVQRVDTMDGAAERAAELAAAGK from the coding sequence GTGGACCTGTTCGAGTATCAGGGGCGCGACCTGTTCGAACGGCACGGGCTGCCCGTGCTGGGCGGCGGCGTCGCCGAGACCCCTCAGGAGGCGCGGGCGATCGCCGAGCGCCTCGGTGGCAAGGTCGTCGTGAAGGCCCAGGTCAAGGTCGGTGGCCGGGGCAAGGCCGGTGGCGTCAAGCTGGCGACGGACGCGAACGAGGCCGAGGCTCGCGCGACCGACATCCTCGGGATGGACATCAAGGGCCACACCGTGCACAAGGTGATGCTCGCGGAGACCGCGGACATCAAGGAGGAGTACTACTTCTCCTACCTGCTGGACCGCGCCAACCGCACCTTCCTCTGCATCGCCAGCGTCGCCGGCGGCATGGAGATCGAGACGGTCGCCGAGGAGGACCCGGAGCGGGTCGCCAAGATCGCGATCGACGCGACCAAGGGTGTGGACGAGGCCAAGGCGCGCGAGATCGTCGCCGCCGCGAAGTTCCCGGCCGAGGTCGCCGAGCACGTCGTCGACATCGCGGTGAAGCTGTGGCAGGCGTTCGTCGCCGAGGACGCCACCCTGGTCGAGGTCAACCCGCTCGCCAAGGTCGGCGACGGCCGGGTGCTCTGCCTGGACGCGAAGATCACGCTGGACGAGAACGCCGGGTTCCGGCACCCCGACCACGAGGCGCTGGTGGACCAGTCCGCGGTCGACCCGCTGGAGCAGGCCGCCAAGGCCAAGAACCTCAACTACGTCAAGCTCGACGGCGAGGTCGGCATCATCGGCAACGGCGCGGGCCTGGTCATGTCGACGCTCGACGTGGTCGCGTACGCGGGCGAGAAGCACGGCGGGGTCAAGCCGGCCAACTTCCTCGACATCGGCGGTGGCGCCAGCGCGCAGGTGATGGCGAACGGCCTCGAGATCGTGCTGGGTGACCCGGCGGTCAAGTCGGTCTTCGTGAACGTCTTCGGCGGCATCACCGCCTGTGACGAGGTCGCCAACGGCATCATCCAGGCCCTCGCCCTGCTCGGCGAGCGCGGCGAGGCCGTCACCAAGCCGCTCGTGGTCCGCCTCGACGGCAACAACGCCGAGGCCGGCCGGGCGATCCTGGACTCGGCCAACAACCCGCTGGTGCAGCGGGTGGACACGATGGACGGTGCGGCCGAGCGTGCCGCCGAGCTCGCGGCTGCGGGGAAGTGA
- the sucD gene encoding succinate--CoA ligase subunit alpha — protein MAIWLTKDSKVIVQGMTGSEGSKHTRRMLAAGTNVVGGVNPRKAGTTVDFDGTALPVFASVAEAMKETGADVSVIFVPPAFTKAAVLEAIDAEIPLAVVITEGVPVQDSAAFWAYNVSQGEKTRIIGPNCPGIASPGASNAGIIPADITPAGRIGLVSKSGTLTYQLMYELRDFGFSTCVGIGGDPIIGTTHIDALKAFQEDPDTDAIVMIGEIGGDAEERAAEFIKANVTKPVVGYIAGFTAPPGKTMGHAGAIISGSAGTADAKKEALEAAGVKVGKTPSETARLMREVMS, from the coding sequence ATGGCTATCTGGCTCACCAAGGACTCCAAGGTCATCGTCCAGGGCATGACCGGCTCGGAGGGTTCGAAGCACACCCGCCGCATGCTGGCCGCCGGCACCAACGTGGTCGGCGGCGTGAACCCGCGCAAGGCGGGCACGACCGTGGACTTCGACGGCACCGCGCTGCCGGTCTTCGCGAGCGTGGCGGAGGCCATGAAGGAGACCGGCGCCGACGTGTCGGTCATCTTCGTGCCGCCGGCGTTCACCAAGGCCGCCGTGCTCGAGGCCATCGACGCGGAGATCCCGCTCGCGGTCGTCATCACCGAGGGCGTGCCGGTGCAGGACTCGGCCGCGTTCTGGGCGTACAACGTGTCGCAGGGCGAGAAGACCCGTATCATCGGCCCGAACTGCCCCGGCATCGCGTCCCCGGGCGCGTCGAACGCGGGCATCATCCCGGCCGACATCACCCCGGCCGGCCGCATCGGCCTGGTCTCGAAGAGCGGCACGCTGACCTACCAGCTCATGTACGAGCTGCGGGACTTCGGCTTCTCCACCTGTGTGGGCATCGGCGGTGACCCGATCATCGGTACCACCCACATCGACGCCCTCAAGGCGTTCCAGGAGGACCCCGACACCGACGCGATCGTGATGATCGGCGAGATCGGTGGCGACGCCGAGGAGCGGGCGGCCGAGTTCATCAAGGCCAACGTCACCAAGCCGGTCGTCGGCTACATCGCGGGCTTCACCGCGCCTCCCGGCAAGACGATGGGCCACGCGGGCGCGATCATCTCCGGCTCGGCGGGCACGGCCGACGCCAAGAAGGAGGCCCTCGAGGCCGCGGGCGTCAAGGTCGGGAAGACCCCGAGCGAGACCGCCCGGCTCATGCGCGAGGTCATGAGCTGA